From the Micromonospora echinospora genome, the window AACGTCCATGAGTGTCATCCGACCGACGACCGTAGAGGTCGAGACGTCGCTAAGGCTCGTCGCACCTGACGCCACCGCCTTGCCGGTGCGCGCCAGTCTGCGCTACGACCCTGCTGACCCGTATGCGGTCCATGTCCTGTTCCATGCCGAATCCGCCGGCGGCGAGGCCGTGAGCTGGTCGTTCGCCCGCGAACTACTGGTCACCGGGCTCGACGAACCGGCCGGCATCGGCGACGTCCGGGTGTGGCCCTGGGCCACCCCACGCGGCGACTTCGTCGCGCTGGCGCTGTCGTCACCCGACGGCAACGCCCTGTTCGAGGTACCACGCAGTGTGCTGGTGCGCTTCCTGCGCCGCACCTACGTCGTCGTCCCGCGCGGCCGGGAGGCCGAGCACCTGGACGTCGACACGGCGGTGAACCGGCTGCTCGCCGGTCGCTGACCCGCCACACCACGGCGGGGCCGCGCGGATCTGCCGAGTCCGCGCGGCGCCCCGCCACCGACCACCGGGTACGCCCAGCGTCCCGGCCACGTGGTCAGCCGTGTCACGTGGTCAGCCGTGCGTCGTGAGGCCGCCGTCGACCGGGATGACCGCACCGGTCAGGTACGCCCCGGCGCGGGAGGCCAGATAGATCGCGGTGCCGGCCATGTCCTCGGGCCGGCCGATGCGGCCCAGCGGTATCTGCTGTTCGATGCCGGCCCGGGTGGCCGGGTCGTCCAGGGCGAACGCCATCATCTTGCTCTCGAACGGGCCGGGCGCGATCGCGTTGACCGTGACGTGCTCCCCGGCGAGCTGGTGGGCGAGGGTGCGGGTCAGCATGTGCACGGCCGCCTTGGTGGCCGAGTACGCGTACACCTCCATCGTCGGTACCCGGATGCCGTCCACCGAGCCGATGTTGATCACGCGGGCCGGGTCGTCGGCGCTGGCCGCCGCGCGCAGCGCGGGCAGCAGCGCGGTGGTGAGCCGGAACACCGCCTTGACGTTGACCGCCCAGAGCTTGTCGAAGGCGCTCTCCGGGTACGCCTCCAGCGGCGCGCCCCAGGTGGCCCCGGCGTTGTTCACCAGCACGTCGAGCCGGGGAGCGTGTTCCCGCACGGCAGCGGCGAGGGCCTGGGCCCCGGCGTCGGTGCCCAGGTCGGCCGGGATCGCCACGCACCGGCCCTCGGCGGACAGCTCGGCCGCGACGCGCTCGCACACCTCCGCGTTGCGGGACGAGACGATCACCTCTGCGCCGGCCCGGACGAAGCCCCGGGCGATCATCAACCCGATGCCCCGGGAGCCTCCGGTGACCAGGACCGTCTTGCCTTCGACCGAGAACAGATCCGTCATGCCCATCCCATCGCGAGTCGGCGCGCCCGCGCCGGCCGACCGGGCGTTACCGAGCGGTAGCCTAGCCGTCCCGACCCCTGTCGGAGGGGCGGCGAGCCCCTACGTCGCCACCGCCGACATGCGGAGGACGACGTGGCGGGCTACCGTCGCTGGTGATGGTCTCTTCCGGTCAGCTCGCCCCGGCCACGGACGCCGCTCCCGCGCCGACCCCGACCGGGATCCAGACCCTCACCCTGGGTGATCTCGGTGCGGACCCGGCGTGGTGGCGACCGGTGCTGATCGGTTCGGACCACCTGGTTCTGGTCACCGGCGGCCACGGCACCCTCGAGGTCGACTTCCGCCCGTTCCCCTGCCGACCGGGCACCATGTTCCGGATCCGTCCCGGTCAGGCGCTGCGGCGCACCGACGCGCTGGACGCGGTGATGGTGCGCTGGAGCCCGCACGCCCTGCACGGGCTGGACGTCGACCCGGACGCCGTACCGACCCACACCCAGCTCGTCGGCGAGGACGAGGAAGCGGTGATCAACGAGGTCAGCCAGCTCGTGGTGGACTGCCGGCGGCACCGGGGCGCGGCCGGCGAGAGCCTGCTGCGACACCAGCTCGCCGTCCTGCTGCTGCGCCTGACGCTGACCACCGCCCCGACCGGTGGGACCGAGCCGCGCACCTTCCGGCGGCTCTGCCGGGAGGTCGAGCACCACTACCGGTACACCCGCCGGGTCGAGGACTACGCCGAGCGGCTGGGCTGCTCGGTGCGTACCCTCACCCGGGCCTGCCTGGCGATGACCGGCCACAGCGCCAAGCAGGTCATCGACGAACGGGTGGCGTTGCAGGCCCGGCGGCTGCTCGCGGCGACCGACGAGCCGATCGCCCGGATCGGTCGGTACCTCGGTTTCCCCGAGCCGACGAACTTCGGGCGCTTCTTCAGCCGGGAGGTCGGCTTGAGCCCGGGAGCGTTCCGGGCGACCGGTGGCCGGGTGGCCGTGCCGGCGCGGATCGTCCGCCCCCGGCCACCGCATTGGACCGACCGGGCATGATGGCATCGTGCAAATCTCGGCCCGCGGCGACTACGCGATCCGGGCGGCGCTGAGTCTGGCCGCCGCGTACCCGTCGCTGCTCTCCACCCAGTCCATCGCCGCGGAGCAGGACATGCCGCGCAAGTTTCTCGAAGCCGTCCTGGCGGATCTGCGCCGGGCCGGCATCGTCCGGGCCCAGCGTGGGGCCGAGGGCGGCTACACCCTGGCCCAACCGCCTCGGGAGATCGCCGTCGGGGCGATCCTGCGGGCGGTGGACGGGCCGCTGGCCGGCGTACGGGGGATGCGCCCCGAGGAGACCGAGTACCTCGGCGCGGCGGAGAACCTTCCCCGCCTCTGGGTGGCCGTCCGGGCCGCGGTCCGGCAGGTCGTCGACGAGGTGAGCCTGGCCGACCTGTCCACCGGCAAGCTGCCGGCGCACGTGCGGCGGCTGACCGCCCGGCCGGGGGCCTGGGAGCCGCGCTGAGGAAATCCGGCGACGGGTGACCGCTCCGCCCGACCCGGTCGGTGTTCCACGGTGGAACGCCCGCGGGTTTCGTGAATCAGCCATCCGGGCATGTTCGACACCGAACACGGACGGCTGGTCATGAAGGGAGGCCCCGACATGGGCCTGATGTTCCGCAAGCGGAAGAAGTACGGTCCCCTGGTCCTCAACTTCACCGAGAACGGCTTCTCCTCCTGGACCGTCCGGCTCGGCCGGTGGTCCTGGAACTCCAAGGCGCGGGCGCACCGGGTCGATTTGCCCGGCCCGCTCTCCTGGAAGCAGGACAAGTCCCGGTCGCGGGCGTAACGGGCACGACCGGAGGCTCCCGACGTCGAGCGGGGTGCGTGGTGGTCCACCACGCACCCCGCTCGACGTGTCCGGGTCGTCGGCCGGGCACCGGGTTCCCCGTTCCGGCCGGTGGGCGGCGTCCCGGGGCCGACAATCACCCCATGACCCGGGAGCGGCGGCCCTACCGGCGCGAACGCCGGCACGCGCTGTGGGCGTCGGCGCTGCTCCTGGTCGCGTACTTCGTCGCCCCGGTCGAACCGGACGTCAACGGTGTCCGGCTGGCGCTGCGGGCGCTCGGCACCGCCGTGCTGGTGCTGGTGGTCGCCGGGTTGGTCACCGGGCAGGTGCGCCGGCAGCTCGCCGACGACGGGGAGGCCACCGTCCTCTGGCACCTCGCGGTGGGGCTGGTCGCCGGGGTGCTCACCTTCGCGCTCGCCGACTACGTCATCGCGATCAGCGACCCGACGCAGTTCGTCAGCCTGCGGACCCGGATCGACGCGCTCTACTTCTCGCTCGCCACCCTCACCACGATCGGCTACGGCGACGTGCACGCCCAGGGACAGGTCGCCCGGGCGGTTGTCGGCGGGCAGATGGTCTTCAGCATCGGCGTCGTCGCCACCGGGGTGTCGATCCTGTTCAGGCGTCTGACCGAGCGCCCCCCGCCGATCCCGCCACAGAAGACTCCCCCGTCGGCCGCGACTCCGCCGCCCGCCGGGACCCCGCCGCCGGGTGGATGAGCACGTCCCCGCCGAGCCGGCCGTCCGCCGGTTCCCGGGTCACCGTGCCGGCATCGAGCAGCAGGGTCAGCGCCCGCACCGCGTCGGTGGCCCGGTACGGGGTGGCGGTCAGCACGTGCCGGCGCAGCTCGGTCACGGTGCGGGGGCCGGAGCGGGTCAGCTCGGCGACCAGCAGCGCGCCGAGCCGGTCGGCGTCCGGGGCGGCGGTGAGGTCGCGCGGCACGCCGTCGAGATCCCGGTACCGGAGCCCGGCCGTCGCACCGACCTGCCAGATGGCCTCCTTGCCCGCCTCCAGGTTGCGGTCCGAGCCGGTGCCGAGGGCGAGCAGCCGGGCCGGTTCGTCGTCGGCCGGGCTGATCTCGACCCCGGTGACCAGCGGGAAGCCGGCCCGGTGGAGGGCGGCCGGGCCGTCCGCGCCGGCGGGCACGGCGAGCAGCAGGTCGGCCGGGCGGCCCGCGCCAGCGGCGGTGAGGAAGGGTGCCGCCGGTCCGCCCCACACGACGCCGGCCGGGTCGTCGAGGACGGTGAGGGTGGGTGCGCCGGCTGCGCCGGCGGCCTTCAGCGCCACCGGCAGCCGGTCCGGCGCACCGGGTACGGGGTACACGGCCACGTCGGCGGGGAGGGAGGTCACCGCCGCGAGCCGGGCCGGCAGGTCCGGGTCGACGCCGACCACCACGACGGTGACGCGACAGCCGCGTACCCGGTCGGCGGCGTCGGTCAGGGCGCCCAGGGCGGCCTCGACGGTCCCGCCCACCGGGCCGGCGTACGCGAGGGCGATCGTGACCCGCCGCGAGCGGCGCAGCGCCCCGGTGAGCCAGGTGTCGAGCTGGCGGGCGAGGAGCGCGCAGAGAACGGCGTCGTACGGGTCACGGGGCATCCTGTGGTTCTACCAGGCGTCCGGCGTGGGCTCGGCGGCCCGGGGGCGGACGGGCCGCTCCGGATCGGGCCGGGACGGGGACACCGCCCGGGTCAGGGCGGACACGGAGACGCCGCCCCGGATCGGGCCGGACACGGAGACGCCGCTCCGGGTCAGGGCGGACACGGAGACGCCGCTCCGGGTCAGGCCGGACACGGAGACGCCGCTCCGGGTCAGGCCGGACGCGGAGACGCCGCTCCGGGTCAGGCCGGACGCGGAGACGCCGCTCCGGGTCAGGCCGGGACGGAGACGCCGACGCCGCCCCGGGTCTGCCCGCCGTAGCGCTGCCGCTCGCGGGCCAGGTCGAGGCGGCCGATCCGGGTGCGCGCGGCGAGCGCCGCGGCGTCGAGCCGGTCGGCGGGGACCAGCCAGACGATCTCGAACTCCAGGCCGTCGGGGTCGCGGCCGTAGAGGCTCTTGGTGGTGCCGTGGTCGGAGCTGCCGACCAGCGCGCCGGCCGAGGTGAGCCGCTCGGCGGTGACGGCCAGTTCGTCGAGGGTGTCGACCTCCCAGGCCAGGTGGTAGAGGCCGACGGTGCGGCGGCCCGCCTCGGACGGGCCGGCGGCCGCGCCGATCTCGAAGAGGCCGAGGTCGTGGTCGTTGGTCGAGCCGGGCGCCTGGAGGAAGGCGGCGCCGGTGAACCCGTCCGGGGTCATCGGCACGGGCTGGAAGCCGAGCACGTCACGGTAGAAGGCGACGCTGCGTTCGACGTCGCGGACGAAGAGGACGGCGTGGTTGAGGCGGTGGATTCCCATGCCCGCCACGGTAGCGCTATTTTGTTGAGCGTTCAACTAGTTGTCGTATGATGGCCGCATGACCCGGTGGTTGGACCCCGACGAGCAGCGCACCTGGCGGGCGTTCCTGGCCGCCTCCCGGGCGCTGATGGAAACCCTCGACCGCGAGCTGCAACACGACGCCGGCATGCCGCACGCGTACTACGAGATCCTGGTCCGGCTCTCCGAGGCGCCCGGGCGGGAGCTGCGGATGACCGACCTGGCTCTGGCCAGCGGGTCCTCGCGCAGCCGCCTGTCACACGCGGTGACCCGGCTGGAGGCGGCCGGCTGGGTGCGCCGCCGGGACTGCCCGACCGACCGGCGGGGGCAGTTCGCCGTCCTCACCGACGCCGGCTTCGCCGCGCTCGCCGCCGCCGCGCCGGGCCACGTCGAGGGGGTGCGCCGCCACCTGTTCGACGCGCTCAGTCCGGCGCAGGTCGACCAGTTGCGCCGGATCAGTGAGTCCCTCGTGGACCATCTGGGCGTCGATCGACCACTATCCTGACCAAACTGCCACCTGACGGGTCTTGTACATACCGTCGCGGAATGCGCACGATGAGGCGTGTCCTCCCCCTTCGGTGAACTGACCGGCCGGGCGCACCAGCTCGTGGCCGCCGGCGACCTCTCCGGCGCCCAGGAGTTGCTCGCCGACGCCCTGGCCGACGCGGACCCGCGCCCGGCGAACGCCTCCCCCGAGTTGGCCGAGGCCGCCGGTCTCCAGGCCCGGGTGCTGGTCACCCTCGGCGAACCGCACTCCGCCCGGGGCTGGGCGGCGTTCGCGTACGCCGCGATGACCCGGCTGTACGGCACGTCCGACCAACGGACCGTGGCCGCCGCCGCGACCCTCGCCGCCGTGCTGCACCGGGTCGGCAGCTACGCCCGCGCCGCCCGGCTGTACCAAGAAGTGATCATCGAGCTGACCGCGCTCGACGGGCCGGAGTCGCTGCGGGTGCTCGCCGCGCACGCCGACCTGGCCACCGTCGAGTACGCCCGGGGTGAGTGCACGGTCGCCCGGGAACGCCTCCAGGACGCCTGGGAGTTGCACCGCGAGGTGTACGGCGACGGGCACGTCAGCGGGATCAAGATGCTCGCCCGGCTCGGGGCGATGCAGCGCGACTGCGGGCAGTTCGCCGACGCGCACGACAACCTGGCCCTGGCCCGGGAACTGTGCCGGCAGCACCTGGACCCGGACGACCCGCTCGCCGCCCAGGTGGCCGCTCTGGCCCGGGCCGCCGCCAACCCGGACCACGCCTGCGACGAGGTCGGCGACGCCGAGTCCGCCGTGGTACCCGCCGCACGGACCCCGTCGGCCGAGGAGGGCGACGCCGGTGGACCCTGGCCCCCCGAAGCAGCCGACCACGCCGACGGTCCCGGACCGGAGCCCTGGGACACCGGCCACGAGGACGCCTACCGGACGGACGCCGGCTACGACACGCGACGGCCGTACGGATCCGGGGCGGGATACGCGGGCCACGGGGTGGGGGCCGGTCACGGCCCGGTCCCACGCCCACGGGTTCCGGAGGAGCCAACCGACCGCACCGGCGACGGCACCGGCACCGGCACCGGTGACGCGTACCCGGCCGGTCCCGACCGGTACCGGACGTACCCTGGCCACCACTCGGACGAGTGGTCGACGCGCGGCGGGCAGCAGCACGACCCCGGGCAGCGGCACGACCCCGGTTACGCCGACGCCGGATACACCGACGCCAGGTACACCGACGCCGGGTACGCCGACGAGGGCGTCGGATACGCGAGCGACGGGATCGGGTACGCGGACGACGCCGGATACACCGCCGAACGCACCCGGGAGGGCGGAGGTGCCGGACCGGACGGCGGGTGGTCGACCGGCCGCCGGCACGACCCCGACGGTCGCTCGTACCGGCACGACCAGCGGTTCACCGGCCCCGGGCAGTACCGCGACGGCCCGGACGGCGACGACTGGTGGCCCCCGGAGGGAGAGGTGGACCGCCCCGACGAGCCGGCCGGCACCCGTGCCCCGACCGCTCCGGCACTGCCGCCGTCGGTGGTCGGCCTCACCGGCGGAGGGCGCCCGGAGGAGTCCCCGGGCGTGCACCGGGTCGCCCACCTGCCGGTGCGGGTCGGTTCACGGCTGCCGGTGCACGTTCCCCGTCCGCCGGCCGATCCGTCCCGCCGGCTCGCGCCACTGGTCGTCGCCGGGGTGGTCGTGGTGCTGCTCGGCACCGGCGCGGTGATCGCCGGGGTGGCCCGGGTCGACGAGCCGGGTGGGCAGCCGCCACCCGCCCCCGGCACTCCGCCGTCCCCGGGCGCGACGCCCGGCGGCACGGCGAAACCGGCCACCGCGGCGCCCGGCGCCCCGCCCACCGGGGTGACCCTGCGCGACAACCGGGACAGCGTCACGCTGAGCTGGACGTACCCGGCGGGGGCGGAGGGTCCGGTGCTGGTCTCCGGCGGCCGGGTGGGGGCGGACGCACGTGCCTTCCAGGAGCTGCCGGCCGGCGCGACCAACTACATCGTCTACGGGCTGGACCGTGGCACCGACTACTGCTTCACCGTGGCGGTCGTCCACTCGGCCGACACGGTCGGCCGGGCGAAGCCGGTCTGCACGAAGCGGAGCTGACCGGAGCCGGGGCAGCCGGGGCGGTCCGGGTCGACCACCGGGACGGGCAGCCCAGGGCCGGACCACCGGGACGGGCAGCCCAGGGCCGGGCAGCCCAGGGCCGGACCACCGGGGCGGTCAGGCGTCCGGGTCGGGCAGGGCGGGCAGGCACACCGAGACCCGCAGTCCCGGCCCGGCGTCGGAGAGCCGTACCGTGCCGTCGTGCAGCCGGACGAGTTCCCGGACGATGGCCAGGCCGAGGCCGGCGCCCCCGGCGTCCCGGTCCCGGGCGTCGTCGAGTCGGGTGAACCGGTCGAAGACCCGTTCCCGGTCGGCGACCGGGATGCCCGGCCCGTCGTCGGTCACGGTGACCAGATGGGTGCCGGCGGCGGCGTCGCCGGTCACCTCGATCACGACCGTGCTCCGGCAGTGGCGGACCGCGTTGTCGATCAGGTTCGTGGCGACGCGGTGCAGTTCGTCCGGGTCGCCGACCGTCCACTGCGGGCCGGACGCCGGCAGAATGCGTACCGGAGGGGACGGGAAGCGCACGGCGACGGCCCGGACCAGTTCGGTCAGCTCGACCGGGCCGGTGGCCCGCCGCCCGCGTACGGCCCGCGCCGGGGCATCGGCGACAGCGACGGCACCGGCGTGCCCGGCCTCGTCCAGCCGGGCCAGCAGCAGCAGGTCGTCGACGAGACGACTGAGCCGTTCGGTGTCCGCGAGCAGGTCGCGGGCCACCACCGGCCAGTCGGTCCGCTCCCCCAGCCGCCCGGCCACCTCCAGTTCGGTCCGCATGTTCGTCAACGGGCTGCGCAGCTCGTGGGCGGCGTCGGCGAGGAACGCCCGTTGCCGGGCGCGGGCCGCCTCCAGCCGGGCCAGCATGTCGTTCAGGGTGACCGCCAGTCGGTGGATCTCGTCCTGGGAGGCCGGGACCGGCAGCCGCCCGCCGTTGGCCCGGCCGGTGATCTCCTCGGCCCCGCTGCGCAGCGCCTCGACCGGGCGCAGGGTCGCCCCGACCACCCGCCAGGTCACCCCGCCGAGGATCACGACCAGCAGCGGAATGCCCACCAGCAGGACGAAGCGCACCACCCTGGCGCCCTGGTTCACGTCCGCCATCGACTTGCCGACCAGCACGGTCAACGGATCGGTCGGCGTACCGGCGGGGACGCTGACCACCCGGACCGGACCGGGCAGTCCCAGCCGTTCCCCGCGGACGAAGGCGCGCTGCCGGGCGGAGTGGTCGATCCGGTCCACCGGCAGCATCGGCACCAACCGGTCGGCGTCGATCGAGGCGGCGCGGACCCGTCCCGCTCCGTCGACCACCTGGACCCGGACCTGTCCGGCGGCGACCGGCAGCGGGTCGGGCAGGGCGTCCTCGGCGGCGAGCAGCGCCACCGCGTCGGCGGTCTGGAACGCCTCGGCGTCGACGCTGCGTTGCAGGACGTGGCCGAGCACGCTGAGCAGCGCCAGCCCGCCCAGCGCCAGCCCGACCGCCAGCCCCAGGACGCTGACCAGGGTGAGCCGGCCCCGCAGCCCGAGCGGCGGCGGCCGACGCGGTCCCCGGCCGCCCGTCCGGTCCTCGCCCGGCGCGGGCTCCGACGGTCGGTTCACGGGCTCAGGCGGTAGCCGGCGCCCCGGACGGTCTCCAGGTGGTGCCGACCGATCTTGCGGCGGAGGTAGCCGACGTACACCTCCACCGCGTTCGGCGCGGTCTCCAGGCTGGCGTCCCAGACGTGGTCGAGCAGTTCGGTCTTGGAGACCACCTCTCCGGGGCGGCGCATCAGGTAGTCCAGGAGGGCGAACTCGCGGGCGGTGAGGGCGATCTCGGCGTCGCCCCGGGTCACCCGCCGACCGGCCGGGTCGAGGCTGAGGTCGCCGACGGTCAGCACGGTGGGGCGTTGCGGCGCGCCCCGGCGCAGCAGGGCCCGCAGCCGGGCCAGCAGCACCACGTACGAGAAGGGTTTGGTGAGGTAGTCGTCCGCCCCGCAGTCCAGCCCGTCGGCCTGGTCGTACTCGCCGTCCTTGGCGGAGAGCATCAGCACCGGCAGCCAGTGCTCCTCGGCCCGGAGCCGGCGCACCAGCTCGTAGCCGGAGAGCCCGGGGAGCATCACGTCGAGGATCATCGCGTCGTAGCCGCCGTGCCGCGCGGCGTCCAGCCCGGCCGGACCGTTGGTCGCCACGTCCACCGCGAAGCCCTCCGCCTGGAGCCCCCGTTGCAGGGTCCCGGCCAGCCGGGTCTCGTCCTCCACCACCAGCAGTCGCACGGGTCAAGGGTGCCACCGTCGCGCCGCCCGCCGATTCGTTCTCCTCAGCACCCTCACAGCATCCGTCCGGCAGGATGGCGGTCAGGAGGTGCACATGTCTGTTCTGACTAGCCGTCCGGCGTTGCGCTGGATCGTGCCGACGGCCGCGACGGTCGTCCTGATCGGCGGTGGCGCGGCGGTCGGCCGGTTCGCCGCCGAGGCCGAGCCGAGCCTGCCGCCGAGGAGCGCCGCCCAGCTCCTGGTGGATCTTCAGACGTCCCGGTTGGAGGGGCTCTCCGGCACCGTGGTGCAGCGCGCCGACCTCGGTCTGCCCCCGCTGGTCGCCACGGTCGCGGAGCGCCGCGAGGACCTGACCGCCCTGGTGGCCGGCACCCACACCATGCGGGTCTGGTATTCCGGCCCGGACAAGGCGCGGATCGCCTTCAAGGACACCCTCGGCGAGCGGGACGTGATCCGCAACGGTGCCGACCTGTGGGTGTGGAACAGCAAGAAGAACGAGGCGTTCCACCGGACCCTGCCGGCCGACGCCGGGCAGCGGCCCGACGCCGGCACGGAGCTGCCGGTCACCCCGGCCGAGGCCGCCGACCGGGCGCTGGCCGCGATCGACCCGAGCACCGAGGTCAGCGTCGGCCGGTCCGCGACGGTGGCCGGGCGGGACGCGTACGAGCTGGTGCTCAAGCCGAAGGACACCGCCTCCCTGGTCGACCAGGTGCGGATCGCGCTGGACGCTAAGGAGCACGTGCCGCTGCGCTTCGAGCTGTTCGCCGACGAGGGGGACGCGCCGGCGATCGAGGTGGCCTTCACCCAGGTCGACTTCAGCCGTCCGGACGCCGACCAGTTCACCTTCAACCCGCCGCCCGGGGTGAAGGTGAACGAGGAGAAGTCGACCGGGACGCGTCCGGAGCGTCCGGCCGGGTCGGAGAAGCCGGGCGGCGCGAAGGACCGGGACGCGACCGTGGTCGGTGCGGGCTGGGCCGCCGTGCTGGTCGCCCGGACCGGTGCCCCCGCCGGACGGCCGGCGGGTCAGGACGCCCCCGCCCGCCAGCCGGAGGGGTCGGAGGCCGCCGCCGGGCTGGACCTGCTCAACCAGCTGCCCAAGGTCAGCGGCCCCTGGGGCAGTGGCCGGCTCTTCTCCGGGACGGTCTTCAGCATGCTGCTCACCGACGACGGCCGGGTGCTCGCCGGTCTGGTGACGCCGGAGCGGCTCTACGAGGTCGCCCGCGGCTGACCTCTCCGACCACCCACGATTCGCGTCACCGGAACCCGTTCCGGTGACGCGAATTCTTTCCCGGGACTTGGTCCGCGCCGCCGGGGCAGGCTATCTTTCTCAGTTCAGACACAAAAAGAACGACCATTAGCAAATGGTCGCTCGAAGCTATTTTAGCGAATTGGGAGAGGGCTTGTCAACGCAGTCCGACGAGCAGCAGCACACCGACGAGATCGGCCACGAGCAGGAGTACGTCTCGATGCTCTACCGCCGGCTGGACGGGCTGCGCGACCAGGCCGCCCACCGGCTGGCCGAGGAGCTGCGCAGCGACGGTGGCACGATGCAGGCCCGCTCCCAGCGGGACACCGTCGTGCGGATGTACGCCGAACAGGTGGAGCAGTTCTCCGCCGTGGAGCAGGGGCTCTGCTTCGGCCGGCTCGACTCCGACGACGGCTCGCGCCACTACATCGGCCGGATCGGGATCTTCGACACCGGCGACGACTACGACCCGCTGCTGATGGACTGGCGGGCCCCGGCCGCCCGGCCCTTCTACCTGGCCACGGCGGCCAACCCGCAGGGCGTACGCCGCCGCCGGCACCTGCGGACCCGGGACCGCAAGGTGGTCGGGCTGCACGACGAGACCCTCGACCTGGCCAGCGCCTCCCCCACCGCACACGAGGAGCTGACCGGTGAGGCGTCCCTGCTGGCGGCGCTGAACGCCAGCCGGACCGGCCGGATGCGGGACATCGTCGAGACCATCCAGGCCGAACAGGACCGGGTGATCCGGGCCGACCTGGGCGGGGTGCTGGTCGTGCAGGGCGGGCCGGGCACCGGCAAGACGGCGGTCGCGTTGCACCGCGCCGCGTACCTGCTCTACACCCACCGTCGGGAGCTCTCCAGCCGGGGCGTCCTGCTGGTCGGGC encodes:
- a CDS encoding potassium channel family protein; amino-acid sequence: MTRERRPYRRERRHALWASALLLVAYFVAPVEPDVNGVRLALRALGTAVLVLVVAGLVTGQVRRQLADDGEATVLWHLAVGLVAGVLTFALADYVIAISDPTQFVSLRTRIDALYFSLATLTTIGYGDVHAQGQVARAVVGGQMVFSIGVVATGVSILFRRLTERPPPIPPQKTPPSAATPPPAGTPPPGG
- a CDS encoding DUF4236 domain-containing protein, with translation MGLMFRKRKKYGPLVLNFTENGFSSWTVRLGRWSWNSKARAHRVDLPGPLSWKQDKSRSRA
- a CDS encoding RrF2 family transcriptional regulator, yielding MQISARGDYAIRAALSLAAAYPSLLSTQSIAAEQDMPRKFLEAVLADLRRAGIVRAQRGAEGGYTLAQPPREIAVGAILRAVDGPLAGVRGMRPEETEYLGAAENLPRLWVAVRAAVRQVVDEVSLADLSTGKLPAHVRRLTARPGAWEPR
- a CDS encoding ATP-binding protein, with the protein product MNRPSEPAPGEDRTGGRGPRRPPPLGLRGRLTLVSVLGLAVGLALGGLALLSVLGHVLQRSVDAEAFQTADAVALLAAEDALPDPLPVAAGQVRVQVVDGAGRVRAASIDADRLVPMLPVDRIDHSARQRAFVRGERLGLPGPVRVVSVPAGTPTDPLTVLVGKSMADVNQGARVVRFVLLVGIPLLVVILGGVTWRVVGATLRPVEALRSGAEEITGRANGGRLPVPASQDEIHRLAVTLNDMLARLEAARARQRAFLADAAHELRSPLTNMRTELEVAGRLGERTDWPVVARDLLADTERLSRLVDDLLLLARLDEAGHAGAVAVADAPARAVRGRRATGPVELTELVRAVAVRFPSPPVRILPASGPQWTVGDPDELHRVATNLIDNAVRHCRSTVVIEVTGDAAAGTHLVTVTDDGPGIPVADRERVFDRFTRLDDARDRDAGGAGLGLAIVRELVRLHDGTVRLSDAGPGLRVSVCLPALPDPDA
- a CDS encoding SsgA family sporulation/cell division regulator; translation: MSVIRPTTVEVETSLRLVAPDATALPVRASLRYDPADPYAVHVLFHAESAGGEAVSWSFARELLVTGLDEPAGIGDVRVWPWATPRGDFVALALSSPDGNALFEVPRSVLVRFLRRTYVVVPRGREAEHLDVDTAVNRLLAGR
- a CDS encoding glucose 1-dehydrogenase, translated to MTDLFSVEGKTVLVTGGSRGIGLMIARGFVRAGAEVIVSSRNAEVCERVAAELSAEGRCVAIPADLGTDAGAQALAAAVREHAPRLDVLVNNAGATWGAPLEAYPESAFDKLWAVNVKAVFRLTTALLPALRAAASADDPARVINIGSVDGIRVPTMEVYAYSATKAAVHMLTRTLAHQLAGEHVTVNAIAPGPFESKMMAFALDDPATRAGIEQQIPLGRIGRPEDMAGTAIYLASRAGAYLTGAVIPVDGGLTTHG
- a CDS encoding MarR family winged helix-turn-helix transcriptional regulator, with translation MTRWLDPDEQRTWRAFLAASRALMETLDRELQHDAGMPHAYYEILVRLSEAPGRELRMTDLALASGSSRSRLSHAVTRLEAAGWVRRRDCPTDRRGQFAVLTDAGFAALAAAAPGHVEGVRRHLFDALSPAQVDQLRRISESLVDHLGVDRPLS
- a CDS encoding helix-turn-helix transcriptional regulator; the encoded protein is MVSSGQLAPATDAAPAPTPTGIQTLTLGDLGADPAWWRPVLIGSDHLVLVTGGHGTLEVDFRPFPCRPGTMFRIRPGQALRRTDALDAVMVRWSPHALHGLDVDPDAVPTHTQLVGEDEEAVINEVSQLVVDCRRHRGAAGESLLRHQLAVLLLRLTLTTAPTGGTEPRTFRRLCREVEHHYRYTRRVEDYAERLGCSVRTLTRACLAMTGHSAKQVIDERVALQARRLLAATDEPIARIGRYLGFPEPTNFGRFFSREVGLSPGAFRATGGRVAVPARIVRPRPPHWTDRA
- a CDS encoding response regulator transcription factor gives rise to the protein MRLLVVEDETRLAGTLQRGLQAEGFAVDVATNGPAGLDAARHGGYDAMILDVMLPGLSGYELVRRLRAEEHWLPVLMLSAKDGEYDQADGLDCGADDYLTKPFSYVVLLARLRALLRRGAPQRPTVLTVGDLSLDPAGRRVTRGDAEIALTAREFALLDYLMRRPGEVVSKTELLDHVWDASLETAPNAVEVYVGYLRRKIGRHHLETVRGAGYRLSP
- a CDS encoding VOC family protein, producing the protein MGIHRLNHAVLFVRDVERSVAFYRDVLGFQPVPMTPDGFTGAAFLQAPGSTNDHDLGLFEIGAAAGPSEAGRRTVGLYHLAWEVDTLDELAVTAERLTSAGALVGSSDHGTTKSLYGRDPDGLEFEIVWLVPADRLDAAALAARTRIGRLDLARERQRYGGQTRGGVGVSVPA
- a CDS encoding fibronectin type III domain-containing protein codes for the protein MSSPFGELTGRAHQLVAAGDLSGAQELLADALADADPRPANASPELAEAAGLQARVLVTLGEPHSARGWAAFAYAAMTRLYGTSDQRTVAAAATLAAVLHRVGSYARAARLYQEVIIELTALDGPESLRVLAAHADLATVEYARGECTVARERLQDAWELHREVYGDGHVSGIKMLARLGAMQRDCGQFADAHDNLALARELCRQHLDPDDPLAAQVAALARAAANPDHACDEVGDAESAVVPAARTPSAEEGDAGGPWPPEAADHADGPGPEPWDTGHEDAYRTDAGYDTRRPYGSGAGYAGHGVGAGHGPVPRPRVPEEPTDRTGDGTGTGTGDAYPAGPDRYRTYPGHHSDEWSTRGGQQHDPGQRHDPGYADAGYTDARYTDAGYADEGVGYASDGIGYADDAGYTAERTREGGGAGPDGGWSTGRRHDPDGRSYRHDQRFTGPGQYRDGPDGDDWWPPEGEVDRPDEPAGTRAPTAPALPPSVVGLTGGGRPEESPGVHRVAHLPVRVGSRLPVHVPRPPADPSRRLAPLVVAGVVVVLLGTGAVIAGVARVDEPGGQPPPAPGTPPSPGATPGGTAKPATAAPGAPPTGVTLRDNRDSVTLSWTYPAGAEGPVLVSGGRVGADARAFQELPAGATNYIVYGLDRGTDYCFTVAVVHSADTVGRAKPVCTKRS